In one window of Massilibacterium senegalense DNA:
- the lysS gene encoding lysine--tRNA ligase — protein sequence MSNEFETNELLQVRYDKLHTLEEMGVNPFGHRFDCSHTAKELHEQFDQFTKEELEEKSVSVKLAGRLMTKRGKGKAGFAHIQDRTGQIQIYVRKDTVQEGQYDVFKLSDIGDIIGVEGALFKTKVGELSIKVSDFDFLSKSLRPLPEKFHGLRDIEQRYRQRYLDLIMNPESRETFITRSKILQSMRRYLDEHGYLEVETPMMHNIPGGASARPFVTHHNALDIPLYMRIAIELHLKRLIVGGLEKVYEIGRVFRNEGVSTRHNPEFTMLELYEAYTDFNDIMELTENMVAHIAKEVLATTTVQYGDYEVNLEPKWTRLHMVDAIKEKTGVDFWKEMTDEEARTLAKEHHVEINDHMKFGHVVNEFFEQKIEETLIQPTFIYGHPVEISPLAKKNEEDPRFTDRFELFIVGREHANAFTELNDPIDQRGRFEAQLKERELGNDEAHMMDEDFLEALEYGMPPTGGLGIGIDRLVMLLTNSPSIRDVLLFPQMRKRESK from the coding sequence ATGAGTAATGAATTCGAAACAAATGAATTGCTACAAGTTCGTTATGATAAACTACACACATTAGAAGAAATGGGTGTAAATCCATTTGGGCATCGTTTTGATTGTAGCCATACAGCTAAAGAATTACATGAACAATTTGACCAATTTACAAAAGAAGAATTAGAAGAAAAAAGCGTATCTGTAAAATTAGCAGGGCGTTTAATGACAAAACGCGGAAAAGGGAAAGCGGGATTTGCCCACATCCAAGATCGCACAGGTCAAATTCAAATTTACGTACGGAAAGATACAGTACAAGAAGGTCAATATGATGTTTTTAAATTAAGTGATATCGGTGACATTATCGGGGTAGAAGGAGCGTTATTTAAAACAAAAGTAGGCGAACTGTCTATTAAAGTAAGTGATTTTGATTTCCTTTCTAAATCCCTTCGTCCACTGCCAGAAAAGTTTCATGGTCTTCGTGATATCGAGCAACGTTATCGCCAACGTTACTTAGACTTAATTATGAATCCAGAAAGTCGCGAAACATTTATTACGAGAAGTAAAATTTTACAATCCATGCGTCGTTATTTAGATGAACACGGATACTTAGAAGTAGAAACACCAATGATGCATAACATTCCAGGTGGAGCTTCTGCGCGGCCGTTTGTGACTCACCATAATGCGTTAGATATTCCTTTATATATGCGAATTGCAATTGAATTACACTTAAAACGTTTAATTGTCGGTGGATTAGAAAAAGTGTATGAAATTGGACGCGTGTTCCGAAACGAAGGTGTATCTACTCGTCATAACCCTGAGTTTACAATGCTAGAATTATATGAAGCGTATACAGATTTTAATGACATTATGGAATTAACAGAAAACATGGTAGCGCATATTGCGAAAGAAGTATTAGCTACAACGACGGTGCAATATGGTGACTATGAAGTGAACTTAGAACCAAAATGGACAAGACTTCATATGGTAGATGCAATTAAAGAAAAAACAGGTGTAGACTTTTGGAAAGAAATGACGGATGAAGAAGCGCGCACTTTAGCAAAAGAGCATCACGTAGAAATTAATGATCATATGAAATTTGGACATGTTGTAAACGAATTTTTTGAACAAAAAATAGAAGAAACATTAATTCAACCAACATTCATTTATGGACACCCAGTGGAAATTTCGCCATTAGCGAAGAAAAATGAAGAAGACCCACGCTTTACAGATCGTTTTGAATTATTTATTGTTGGTCGTGAGCATGCGAATGCCTTTACGGAATTAAATGATCCAATCGATCAACGTGGACGTTTTGAAGCACAATTAAAAGAACGTGAATTAGGAAATGATGAAGCGCATATGATGGATGAAGATTTCTTAGAAGCATTAGAATACGGAATGCCTCCAACAGGTGGATTAGGTATCGGTATTGACCGTCTGGTAATGTTACTTACTAATTCTCCGTCCATTCGCGATGTATTATTATTTCCACAAATGAGAAAAAGAGAATCAAAATAA